In the Candidatus Zixiibacteriota bacterium genome, one interval contains:
- a CDS encoding MFS transporter, which produces MTDSSKLPNRSMYHFLMALTISSSLGLQAWRTLFDNFAVKVVGLDGSHIGVIQSIREIPGFLALLVIFVMLLLNEHRISSLSIITLGIGVGITGLFPSYLGLIGTTIIMSLGFHYYETTFQSLTLQYFDKKTSPLIFGRMRSVGAASNIAVGSLIFLLVSYLTFAQLYLAIGVLILIIGMWSFNQNPVSPNIVTQRKRMILRKRYWLYYFLTFMAGARRQIFVAFALFLLVKKFEFNVQEITILFIINNAINYFLSPLIGKAVVRFGERKVLSVEYFSLIFVFLAYAVVETKLLVALLYIIDHILFNFAMAIRTFFQKIGDPRDIAPSMAVGFTINHTGAVIFPVMGGLLWMIDYRIPFVVGSVLSVISLSAVQLITGQVKRADRRGD; this is translated from the coding sequence ATGACAGACTCAAGCAAACTTCCCAACCGCTCAATGTATCATTTCCTGATGGCGCTTACTATTAGCTCATCGTTGGGTTTACAGGCTTGGCGTACCTTGTTTGATAATTTCGCGGTTAAGGTTGTCGGTTTGGATGGCAGCCATATCGGCGTTATTCAATCGATACGTGAAATCCCCGGGTTCTTAGCTTTGCTGGTGATTTTTGTTATGCTTTTATTAAATGAGCATCGCATTTCGTCATTATCAATTATAACCTTAGGTATAGGTGTTGGCATAACCGGCCTTTTCCCATCCTATCTTGGCCTAATCGGCACTACGATTATAATGAGCTTGGGTTTTCATTATTATGAGACGACTTTTCAATCCTTAACCTTGCAATACTTTGATAAAAAAACATCGCCCTTGATTTTTGGCCGGATGCGCAGTGTTGGGGCGGCATCCAATATCGCGGTTGGAAGTTTAATATTCCTGCTGGTATCATATCTAACATTTGCACAGCTGTATCTTGCTATTGGTGTTTTGATACTAATCATCGGCATGTGGAGTTTCAATCAAAACCCGGTCAGTCCCAATATTGTTACTCAGCGTAAACGGATGATTCTTCGCAAACGCTACTGGCTTTATTATTTTCTAACATTTATGGCGGGTGCGCGAAGGCAGATATTTGTTGCATTCGCTTTGTTTCTGCTTGTCAAAAAGTTTGAGTTTAACGTGCAGGAAATTACTATCCTGTTTATAATTAACAATGCGATAAACTATTTCCTCAGTCCGCTGATTGGCAAAGCGGTGGTGCGTTTTGGCGAGCGAAAGGTTCTCTCTGTCGAATACTTCTCGCTGATTTTTGTCTTTTTAGCTTATGCCGTTGTGGAAACTAAGCTATTAGTTGCCCTGTTATATATCATCGATCATATCCTATTCAATTTTGCCATGGCGATTCGCACATTCTTCCAGAAGATTGGCGATCCCCGCGATATTGCTCCGAGTATGGCGGTCGGTTTTACTATCAATCATACAGGCGCGGTGATATTCCCGGTTATGGGCGGGCTTCTATGGATGATAGACTATCGCATTCCATTTGTGGTAGGCTCGGTTCTCAGTGTGATTTCGCTTAGCGCTGTTCAGCTTATAACCGGACAGGTTAAGCGCGCGGATAGGCGAGGAGATTGA